From Nitrosopumilus zosterae, the proteins below share one genomic window:
- a CDS encoding thrombospondin type 3 repeat-containing protein yields the protein MAIFVIDKKIKFLFVLLIISLGVSFLAWSEYAIFADSDNDGTSDSFDNCPLNPNMDQSDFDLDKSGDVCDTDDDNDGVKDNLDQFDTDPLEWADFDFDNLGANQDSDDDNDGLTDMEDSFPILVSQKLVEENLSEIESCAILETGTSKLLCYSQFFQSLVVKEENNVDTLELALSLTQLGAVDDCHFISHEIGHAAYAENSNIFENLSGVDGSVCRGGFYHGVMAAYFHELQENNKDMGEYKTICNDFIGKPEYTKCVHGLGHGITHYFINDLNSAINACDQMSFYQSSICVGGVFMQYTDDELTRSTSIKQDIQNICPKSDLRIFDYQQCRDNLGLSIAFHTDHDLEEGSKLCDMIIDDMGKQYCHRGLEREINDAKEYKVYDPTKGVRELMQPVWIKENDSNKWIVDFRSPSKISNVVYDETTKMMQFSFDAPYRIIIYMSTDLLPENPVVMINGQQNDFEIQHGLYDNHSMIQIMPKNSGVVLIS from the coding sequence ATGGCAATATTTGTAATTGATAAAAAAATAAAATTTTTGTTTGTTTTGTTGATCATTAGTCTTGGTGTGTCATTTTTGGCATGGTCCGAGTATGCAATTTTTGCAGATTCGGATAATGACGGAACATCTGATTCTTTTGATAACTGCCCATTAAATCCAAATATGGATCAATCGGATTTTGATCTTGACAAGTCTGGCGATGTGTGTGACACGGATGATGATAATGACGGAGTTAAAGACAACCTTGACCAGTTTGATACGGATCCTTTAGAATGGGCAGACTTTGATTTTGACAATCTGGGCGCAAACCAAGATTCTGACGATGACAATGATGGATTAACAGACATGGAAGACTCTTTCCCAATTTTAGTTTCCCAAAAACTTGTTGAGGAAAACTTGTCAGAAATTGAATCTTGTGCAATACTGGAGACTGGCACGTCAAAACTATTGTGTTATTCTCAATTCTTTCAAAGTTTAGTTGTAAAAGAAGAAAACAATGTGGACACTCTAGAGTTGGCTTTATCATTAACCCAGCTTGGTGCAGTGGATGATTGCCACTTTATATCTCATGAAATAGGTCATGCTGCATATGCCGAGAATTCCAATATTTTTGAAAACTTGAGCGGTGTTGATGGTTCTGTTTGTAGGGGTGGATTTTACCATGGAGTAATGGCGGCATATTTTCATGAGTTACAAGAAAATAACAAAGACATGGGGGAATACAAAACAATCTGTAACGACTTTATCGGTAAACCAGAATATACAAAATGCGTACATGGCTTAGGACACGGAATTACTCATTATTTCATAAATGATTTGAATTCTGCCATTAATGCATGTGATCAAATGTCATTCTATCAAAGTTCGATCTGCGTTGGAGGTGTATTTATGCAATATACAGATGATGAATTGACTAGATCCACTTCTATAAAACAGGATATTCAAAACATCTGCCCAAAATCAGATCTTCGAATTTTTGATTATCAACAATGTCGTGATAATCTTGGATTAAGCATAGCGTTTCATACTGATCATGATTTGGAGGAGGGTTCAAAATTATGTGATATGATAATCGATGACATGGGAAAACAATACTGTCATCGAGGATTGGAGAGAGAAATTAATGATGCAAAAGAGTACAAAGTATACGACCCGACAAAAGGCGTTAGAGAATTAATGCAACCAGTATGGATTAAGGAAAATGATTCAAACAAATGGATTGTAGATTTTAGAAGTCCATCTAAAATTTCTAACGTTGTATATGATGAAACAACCAAAATGATGCAATTTTCCTTTGATGCACCGTATAGGATCATAATATACATGTCGACTGATTTGCTTCCTGAAAATCCTGTTGTTATGATTAATGGACAACAAAATGATTTTGAAATACAACATGGACTTTATGATAACCATTCTATGATTCAGATAATGCCAAAAAATTCAGGCGTTGTTCTGATTTCATAA
- a CDS encoding sensor histidine kinase → MHREIKEDSELDPMNAPQRTVFFKKSKPAETIKIDFKSNEKSKKIDSLLEKAPEKNLELNHESLEENENLDESDKKLLTLKKEIETAQKFHQLTKQKLTAKSASLRKTKSTLTQTQKKLDEALSSKFTAVDNNKLEMIGKMSSKMAHDMRNPLTILQSQIELMKVKQKIHEDTVLSNSILSMENALSHITNQINDVLNFIKTPEIRLITCDLKEIVKSSIGEVRFPPDVELHSSLNSCVLQCDVVKIRGIVTNIIQNAVQAIGLKGKVSVSLEVDGEFATIKISDSGPGIPKENIEQIFEPMFTTKDDGTGLGLASCKQYLEMHKGTIDVSNNPTTFTITLPKTAESS, encoded by the coding sequence ATGCATAGGGAAATCAAAGAAGATTCTGAACTTGATCCTATGAATGCCCCTCAACGGACCGTTTTTTTTAAAAAATCCAAACCTGCTGAAACAATAAAGATTGATTTTAAATCTAATGAAAAATCCAAAAAAATCGATTCTCTTTTAGAAAAAGCACCTGAAAAAAACTTAGAATTAAATCACGAGTCTTTAGAAGAAAATGAAAATCTAGATGAATCAGATAAAAAATTACTTACTCTGAAAAAAGAGATTGAGACCGCACAAAAATTTCATCAATTAACAAAACAAAAATTGACTGCAAAATCTGCGTCATTAAGAAAAACAAAATCAACACTTACCCAAACCCAAAAAAAACTTGATGAGGCATTATCCTCAAAATTTACTGCTGTGGACAATAATAAATTGGAGATGATAGGTAAAATGTCTTCAAAAATGGCACATGATATGAGAAATCCACTAACAATTTTACAATCTCAAATTGAATTGATGAAGGTAAAACAAAAAATTCATGAAGATACAGTATTGTCAAATTCAATACTCAGTATGGAGAATGCACTATCCCACATTACAAATCAAATCAATGACGTGTTGAATTTCATTAAAACTCCTGAGATTCGCTTGATTACTTGTGATTTAAAAGAAATTGTAAAAAGTTCAATTGGCGAGGTAAGATTTCCTCCGGATGTTGAATTGCACTCATCACTTAATTCCTGTGTTCTTCAGTGTGATGTGGTAAAAATTCGTGGTATTGTTACAAATATTATACAAAATGCCGTTCAGGCAATTGGCCTTAAAGGTAAAGTTAGTGTATCTCTTGAAGTAGATGGTGAATTTGCTACAATCAAAATTAGTGATTCAGGACCTGGAATCCCTAAAGAAAACATTGAACAAATTTTTGAGCCGATGTTTACAACAAAAGATGATGGAACTGGTTTAGGATTGGCATCCTGTAAGCAATACTTGGAGATGCATAAAGGCACAATCGATGTTAGTAATAATCCTACCACATTTACAATTACACTGCCAAAAACTGCTGAATCCTCTTGA
- a CDS encoding exonuclease, giving the protein MTKNGILCEVNEKRVYLDPKNSDVSGINFVSHAHSDHLPTKNGGMILSSIETNEIANLRGFKMKNHVESLENFSLINSGHILGAKGLLFDDIFYTGDICTRDRGFLKGAEIPKCKTLITECTFGLAEFVFPKMEQIQKHVNELISELYGKGIPVILMGYQLGKAQTITQLFGHWGPLYLHDSVKDMNLLHQKFGISLKDGMGHSEAEKNGLLEKKPWVMVAPMMSSKNKFVQEMKSKYGAVTIGFSGWAQSSRFSFGRRTDYSIPMSDHCDFNELVDMVIKSEAEQVYTIHGFVDEFAQHLKKIGISAQPLLENSLDNFT; this is encoded by the coding sequence ATGACTAAAAATGGAATCCTGTGTGAGGTAAATGAAAAACGAGTTTATTTAGATCCTAAAAACAGTGATGTTTCTGGAATAAATTTTGTCTCTCATGCTCATTCTGATCACCTTCCAACAAAAAACGGTGGAATGATCCTATCATCCATTGAAACAAATGAGATAGCTAATCTTCGAGGATTCAAAATGAAAAATCATGTAGAATCACTAGAAAATTTCTCCCTCATTAACAGTGGTCATATTCTTGGGGCCAAGGGTTTGCTCTTTGATGATATTTTCTATACTGGAGATATCTGTACTAGAGATAGAGGTTTTCTCAAGGGTGCAGAAATTCCTAAATGTAAAACTCTGATTACTGAATGTACATTTGGATTGGCAGAATTTGTTTTTCCAAAAATGGAACAAATTCAAAAACATGTTAACGAATTAATTTCTGAACTTTACGGAAAAGGAATACCTGTAATTTTAATGGGTTATCAATTGGGAAAAGCACAAACAATTACTCAATTATTTGGGCATTGGGGGCCGCTTTATCTTCATGATTCTGTAAAAGATATGAATTTACTTCATCAAAAATTTGGAATTTCTTTAAAGGATGGGATGGGGCATTCTGAAGCTGAAAAAAATGGATTACTTGAAAAAAAACCGTGGGTAATGGTTGCACCAATGATGTCAAGTAAAAATAAATTTGTTCAAGAAATGAAATCGAAATACGGTGCTGTAACAATTGGATTTAGTGGATGGGCACAATCCTCACGATTTTCTTTTGGAAGGCGAACTGATTATTCAATTCCAATGAGTGATCACTGTGATTTTAATGAGCTTGTTGATATGGTCATAAAATCTGAGGCCGAACAAGTCTATACAATACATGGATTTGTGGATGAATTTGCACAACACTTGAAAAAAATTGGCATCAGTGCTCAGCCCTTACTGGAAAATTCTTTAGATAATTTCACTTAG
- the purN gene encoding phosphoribosylglycinamide formyltransferase yields the protein MLNLGILISGRGSNMENILKSIKSKKIPINPAIVISNKVDAPGLKIAEKLGIKTEIIESRGFEGSREAYDKKIIGSLTKYGVTPKNGLVCLAGFMRIISPQFVKKYKNRIINIHPALLPSFPGLNAQKQALEYGVKYSGCTVHFVDSEMDTGPVILQSVVKIKENDTEESLSKRILKEEHKIYPEVVNLFARKKIKVSGRRTIIG from the coding sequence TTGCTAAATCTAGGAATTCTCATCTCTGGTCGTGGAAGCAACATGGAGAACATTCTAAAGTCAATTAAAAGTAAAAAGATCCCAATAAATCCAGCAATAGTTATTTCAAATAAAGTAGACGCACCAGGTCTAAAAATTGCAGAAAAATTAGGGATTAAAACTGAGATTATTGAGAGCAGAGGGTTTGAAGGTAGTAGAGAAGCATATGATAAAAAAATCATCGGCAGCCTAACAAAATACGGGGTAACTCCTAAAAACGGGCTTGTTTGTCTTGCAGGGTTTATGAGGATAATCAGTCCGCAATTTGTAAAAAAATACAAGAATAGAATTATCAACATCCATCCTGCATTGTTACCATCTTTTCCAGGATTAAATGCGCAAAAACAAGCGTTAGAATATGGTGTAAAATATTCAGGATGCACAGTTCATTTTGTAGATTCAGAAATGGATACAGGTCCAGTGATTCTTCAATCAGTAGTTAAAATCAAAGAAAACGACACGGAGGAATCACTATCAAAAAGAATTCTAAAAGAAGAACACAAGATATACCCCGAAGTAGTGAATCTATTTGCTAGAAAAAAGATCAAAGTTTCGGGAAGAAGAACAATAATAGGCTAA
- a CDS encoding cupin domain-containing protein, protein MKLDYDLNSYIEKIKKSNSYFHTFINRESLAAGILVLQPNEEDTQEPHNSDEVYYVISGDGFLKIKNNDYKISKDKLFFVAKGVEHYFHGNTKELKVLYFFGGPDS, encoded by the coding sequence TTGAAACTCGATTATGATTTAAATTCATATATTGAAAAAATCAAAAAAAGCAATTCTTATTTTCATACTTTTATCAATCGTGAAAGCTTAGCGGCAGGAATTTTGGTTTTACAGCCCAATGAAGAAGATACTCAGGAACCCCATAATAGTGATGAGGTATACTATGTAATTTCAGGAGATGGTTTTTTGAAAATTAAAAACAATGATTACAAAATATCCAAAGACAAACTGTTTTTTGTCGCAAAAGGAGTCGAGCATTATTTTCACGGGAACACAAAGGAGCTAAAGGTTTTGTATTTCTTTGGCGGCCCTGACTCTTAG
- a CDS encoding antibiotic biosynthesis monooxygenase family protein, with product MKILEKKFNAYISSQNMFVMMADVNLKDGAEEDFKKWFSESNKVLANFPGFVSRRFLKANDGSYRIIVEHESKDTFIKMHNSPEHDKLHPEGHSYMSAPPERKTFSIIAE from the coding sequence ATGAAAATCTTAGAAAAGAAATTTAATGCCTATATTTCTAGTCAGAACATGTTTGTAATGATGGCAGATGTAAATCTAAAAGATGGTGCTGAAGAAGATTTCAAAAAATGGTTTTCAGAATCAAACAAAGTGCTGGCAAACTTTCCAGGATTTGTCTCAAGACGATTTTTAAAAGCAAATGACGGAAGCTATAGAATAATAGTGGAACATGAAAGCAAAGACACCTTCATCAAAATGCACAATAGCCCCGAACACGATAAACTACATCCTGAAGGACATTCTTACATGAGTGCTCCTCCCGAACGGAAAACATTCTCAATTATTGCTGAATAA
- a CDS encoding bifunctional 5,10-methylenetetrahydrofolate dehydrogenase/5,10-methenyltetrahydrofolate cyclohydrolase, which produces MAGVKIDGKVIAQSVKDRVKKAILELKTQDINPCLATILVGENPASATYVKNKHIACEEVGIITKDHKLASNITQMELNKIIDNLNTDNSVHGILVQLPLPEQLDEFATTSRISPLKDVDGLTPHNAGLLAMKKAALVACTPSGVMEMFDFHKIDLEGKNVVLINRSNLVGKPLYHLLLEKNATVITCHSKTKNITEFCKSADIIITAVGDRNKFTLTSEMIKDGAIVIDVAISRFQEKLVGDSDYDKIIQKASFATPVPGGVGPMTVAMLLKNTITAASLSSQIGR; this is translated from the coding sequence ATGGCAGGCGTTAAAATCGATGGCAAAGTTATTGCTCAATCAGTCAAAGACAGGGTCAAAAAGGCGATTCTTGAGCTTAAAACACAAGACATCAATCCCTGTTTAGCCACAATTTTGGTTGGAGAAAATCCAGCATCTGCCACATATGTCAAAAACAAACACATTGCATGTGAAGAAGTTGGAATTATAACAAAAGATCATAAACTTGCTTCAAATATCACTCAAATGGAATTAAATAAAATCATAGACAATCTAAACACGGACAATTCTGTTCATGGAATCCTAGTTCAGCTTCCATTACCCGAACAGTTAGATGAATTTGCCACCACGTCAAGAATTTCACCGCTAAAAGATGTAGATGGTTTAACTCCTCATAATGCGGGATTGTTAGCGATGAAAAAAGCAGCATTAGTTGCATGCACTCCTTCAGGAGTTATGGAGATGTTTGATTTTCATAAAATTGATTTGGAAGGTAAAAACGTAGTTCTAATAAATAGAAGTAATTTAGTAGGAAAACCACTTTATCACTTATTATTAGAAAAAAATGCAACTGTGATTACATGTCATTCTAAAACAAAGAACATTACGGAATTCTGCAAATCTGCAGACATCATTATAACAGCAGTGGGTGATAGAAACAAATTCACGTTGACATCAGAGATGATTAAAGACGGTGCAATCGTAATTGATGTTGCAATATCGCGATTTCAAGAAAAATTAGTCGGAGATTCAGACTATGATAAAATAATTCAAAAAGCGTCTTTTGCAACCCCAGTACCAGGCGGAGTTGGACCTATGACAGTTGCCATGTTATTAAAAAATACAATCACCGCAGCATCACTGAGCAGTCAAATTGGACGATAA
- a CDS encoding 5-formyltetrahydrofolate cyclo-ligase translates to MDDNKKKALRNLLLEKRDNTSFDLLKIASEKMQKKIKKISAFKNAQKIGMYYPIQSEIFTQDMIQELISDGKEVFLPKVIGDEMEFRKIKDFSSLEKGRFDIMEPKDDCNADNSLDVIIIPAVGMSPSGVRLGYGHGFYDKFLAENKTTTIVLTLEKQIVKNIPKSEHDVIIDWIVTEDRVFQTQK, encoded by the coding sequence TTGGACGATAATAAAAAAAAGGCACTTAGGAATCTCCTTTTAGAAAAAAGAGATAACACTTCTTTTGATCTATTAAAGATTGCAAGTGAGAAGATGCAAAAGAAAATAAAAAAAATTTCTGCATTTAAAAATGCTCAGAAAATTGGAATGTATTATCCAATTCAAAGCGAGATCTTCACACAAGATATGATTCAAGAATTAATCAGTGACGGAAAAGAAGTTTTTTTGCCAAAAGTAATTGGAGATGAAATGGAATTTAGAAAAATAAAGGATTTTTCAAGCCTGGAAAAAGGAAGATTTGACATCATGGAGCCAAAAGATGACTGCAATGCAGACAATTCACTGGACGTGATAATCATCCCAGCCGTTGGGATGTCACCAAGTGGAGTAAGATTGGGGTATGGTCATGGATTTTACGATAAATTTCTAGCAGAAAATAAAACCACGACTATTGTGTTGACTTTGGAAAAGCAAATTGTAAAGAACATCCCAAAATCAGAACATGACGTAATTATTGATTGGATCGTAACAGAAGACAGAGTTTTTCAGACTCAGAAATAG
- the purD gene encoding phosphoribosylamine--glycine ligase translates to MANILVVGSGGREHALSWKLSQSSKVETVFTSPGNGGTENNVPIDVTNLDELADFAQKNNCFTVVGPEVPLAAGIVDKFNKLNLKIFGPSQMAAQLESSKIWAKNFMKRNDIPTARFEIFDDAQKAEDYVNSLEYNVVVKADGLAAGKGVIVCNSNNEAISAIQTILVKKTFGDAGNRIIVEERLDGIEASYIALSDGEIAIPMASSQDHKRIFDNDDGPNTGGMGAYSPTPVIDDVLAEKIQKKIIDKTIRSMKNEGIVFKGFLYAGIMIRDNEPYVLEYNVRMGDPECQPIVMRMDFDLYDYFVASVEGKLSSMPLPSWKNQYAVCVVLASDGYPESYVKGEEISGFDSISNQAYVFHAGTKKIDGKIVSDGGRVLGVTALGESLEIAINNVYDATEKITWAHKYCRKDIGKKGLAYF, encoded by the coding sequence TTGGCAAATATTCTGGTGGTAGGTTCTGGAGGTAGGGAACATGCGTTATCTTGGAAGTTATCTCAAAGCAGTAAGGTTGAAACTGTTTTTACATCTCCTGGAAACGGTGGTACTGAGAACAATGTGCCAATTGATGTTACTAATTTAGATGAATTGGCTGATTTTGCTCAAAAAAATAATTGTTTTACTGTAGTTGGCCCTGAGGTTCCATTGGCTGCCGGAATTGTTGATAAATTTAACAAACTAAACCTCAAAATTTTTGGTCCATCTCAAATGGCTGCTCAGCTTGAATCCAGCAAGATTTGGGCTAAAAATTTCATGAAACGCAATGATATTCCAACAGCTAGATTTGAAATTTTTGATGATGCACAAAAAGCTGAAGATTATGTTAACTCTCTTGAGTACAATGTGGTTGTAAAGGCTGACGGTCTTGCTGCTGGAAAGGGTGTGATTGTTTGCAATAGCAATAATGAGGCAATATCTGCAATTCAAACAATTCTGGTTAAAAAAACATTTGGTGATGCTGGAAATCGAATAATTGTTGAGGAGAGACTGGATGGAATTGAGGCCTCATACATTGCACTCTCTGATGGCGAGATTGCTATTCCTATGGCTTCAAGTCAAGATCACAAGAGAATTTTTGATAATGATGATGGTCCTAATACTGGTGGAATGGGGGCATATTCTCCCACACCTGTAATTGATGATGTATTGGCAGAAAAAATACAAAAAAAAATTATTGACAAAACTATACGCTCAATGAAAAATGAAGGAATTGTCTTTAAGGGATTTTTGTATGCCGGAATTATGATTAGAGATAATGAACCTTATGTTTTAGAATATAATGTTAGGATGGGTGATCCTGAATGCCAACCTATTGTGATGCGGATGGATTTTGATTTGTATGATTATTTTGTAGCAAGTGTTGAAGGCAAATTATCTTCCATGCCTTTACCTTCGTGGAAAAATCAATATGCTGTATGCGTTGTTTTGGCATCAGATGGATATCCAGAATCATATGTTAAAGGCGAAGAAATCTCAGGATTTGATTCTATATCAAATCAAGCTTATGTTTTTCACGCTGGTACAAAAAAAATAGACGGTAAAATTGTTTCGGATGGTGGGCGCGTTTTAGGAGTCACAGCTCTGGGCGAAAGTTTGGAAATTGCAATTAACAATGTATATGACGCAACTGAAAAAATAACCTGGGCACACAAATACTGCAGAAAAGATATTGGTAAAAAAGGACTGGCCTATTTCTGA
- the ileS gene encoding isoleucine--tRNA ligase: MELSTKFDAKSIESQVKEYIKSIDLEKQIFASDKREKIRFIEGPPTMNGIPHAGHLRGRVIKDLWYRFNTLQGKKIEFNGGWDTQGLPVELQVEKELGVSGGKTEAIKQFGIERIVTECKKIVKKYNKSWVEVDELLGMSFNHDKAYWTFRDEFIEREWQVLKKAHENGILEEDFTVIAYCPSCQTSLSHAEVNQGYEEVKDPSLYYKVKLVDEDAFLIVWTTMPFTLVTDAMVGFQPDEDYAYVKVENETWVIGKTRLEEFMTEMKIEKYGIEKTTKGSEFEGRKYIHPLLDLIPELSECSKLNNYHVAVSESFVDASTGSGLVHLSPANGEEDIKIANKRNVKIFSPIDDEVKFTTQAGKYQGMFVRDADRIIVEDLKDCNALVKIGKIKHKYPLCWRSHHPIVWLARRGWFYKLDRLGNKAIDAAESVEYFFEQPKNRFLGIIKERHPWCISRERIWGCPLPVWSCDDCGEKNWFFTRKDIIDAAENLPDGPDFELHRPWIDNITIKCKKCNSVKTKREEYVLDTWHNSGSAPYSSLTDEEYTNEIPAPFFTEGIDQTRGWAYTLLIENVILNNGPVPPFKSFLFQGHVLDEKGGKMSKSKGNVLEGAELLQKYPADLVRFYFMWKASPIEPLSFSTDELMSRPYQVINTLFNLHLYFEQNSKYDDFDQSNTIEWAKEKNLLTSPDIWILSKLQKIIQKITEKNQTCKFHESAKVVDDFIINNLSQIYIPITRGELWDEDENKKNRRLAIYAVLSEVLKTLDILIHPFCPFTSEYLYQTVFHEKQSILLDKWPQYEESLVNEEIEESFDIMKDVVSVSSAARMKGKLKRRWPLNEAQICVKKEQKKKLESLSDLLQSQLNVEKFSVVETEKESGLEQILELKALGLPVKPVIELERKRIGPKAKQHMGKLVTAFTETDPEEIISSLQRNSKHDFNIDGEIISLDIEDYVIDFDASENFAVSKRDNYIVFISTLRNKEMMAKGLIKDVARRLQTLRKERGYNPTDILDVASILDLDEESLGMIQDKAEDLAFLVRVKQVNFTNSCKEYKDDDIDGQKIRISVE; this comes from the coding sequence ATGGAACTTTCTACAAAGTTTGATGCAAAATCAATTGAATCACAAGTTAAAGAGTACATCAAATCAATTGATTTAGAAAAACAGATTTTTGCATCAGACAAACGTGAAAAAATTAGATTCATCGAAGGACCTCCAACAATGAACGGGATTCCGCATGCAGGACATCTAAGGGGGAGAGTCATCAAAGATTTGTGGTACAGATTCAATACCCTACAAGGGAAAAAAATTGAATTCAATGGCGGATGGGATACACAGGGACTTCCAGTAGAATTGCAAGTAGAGAAAGAATTAGGAGTTTCAGGTGGGAAAACAGAAGCAATCAAACAGTTTGGAATTGAAAGAATTGTAACTGAGTGCAAAAAAATTGTAAAAAAATACAACAAATCATGGGTAGAAGTTGACGAACTTCTTGGCATGTCATTTAATCATGATAAAGCGTATTGGACTTTTAGGGATGAATTCATTGAAAGAGAATGGCAAGTGCTAAAAAAAGCGCATGAGAATGGAATTTTAGAAGAAGACTTTACAGTAATTGCATATTGCCCTAGTTGTCAAACATCACTTAGTCATGCAGAAGTAAATCAGGGATATGAAGAAGTTAAAGATCCGTCATTATATTATAAAGTAAAACTAGTTGATGAAGACGCATTTTTGATTGTTTGGACTACCATGCCATTCACTCTAGTTACTGATGCAATGGTAGGTTTTCAACCAGATGAAGATTATGCATATGTCAAAGTAGAAAATGAAACATGGGTTATTGGAAAAACAAGACTAGAAGAATTCATGACAGAAATGAAAATTGAAAAGTATGGTATTGAAAAAACTACTAAAGGTTCAGAATTCGAAGGCAGGAAATACATTCATCCGTTGCTTGATTTAATTCCAGAATTAAGTGAATGTTCCAAATTAAACAATTATCATGTTGCAGTTTCAGAGTCGTTTGTTGATGCAAGTACAGGAAGTGGTCTTGTTCATCTATCTCCCGCAAACGGAGAAGAAGATATCAAAATAGCAAACAAGCGAAATGTAAAAATTTTCAGCCCCATTGATGATGAAGTAAAATTCACCACTCAAGCAGGAAAATATCAAGGGATGTTTGTTAGAGACGCAGACAGAATAATTGTTGAAGATCTAAAAGATTGTAATGCGCTAGTAAAAATTGGAAAAATAAAACACAAGTATCCTCTTTGTTGGAGGTCACACCATCCAATAGTTTGGCTTGCGCGAAGAGGGTGGTTTTACAAATTAGATAGGCTAGGAAACAAAGCAATTGATGCGGCAGAAAGTGTAGAATACTTTTTTGAGCAGCCAAAAAACAGATTTTTAGGAATTATCAAAGAGAGGCACCCATGGTGTATTTCTCGAGAAAGGATATGGGGTTGTCCATTACCTGTCTGGAGTTGCGATGACTGTGGCGAGAAAAACTGGTTCTTTACAAGAAAAGATATTATAGATGCGGCAGAAAACTTGCCAGACGGTCCAGACTTTGAATTGCATAGACCATGGATTGACAACATTACAATAAAATGCAAAAAATGCAACAGTGTCAAAACAAAAAGAGAAGAATATGTTTTAGACACATGGCACAACAGTGGTTCTGCACCATACTCGTCTTTGACTGACGAAGAATACACAAACGAAATCCCTGCGCCATTTTTCACGGAAGGGATTGATCAAACCAGAGGATGGGCATACACTCTTCTTATCGAAAACGTAATCTTAAACAATGGTCCTGTACCTCCTTTCAAATCATTTTTGTTCCAAGGACACGTACTTGATGAAAAAGGAGGCAAGATGAGTAAGAGTAAAGGAAACGTTTTGGAAGGTGCAGAATTATTACAAAAATATCCTGCAGACCTAGTCAGATTTTATTTTATGTGGAAGGCAAGTCCAATTGAGCCTCTGAGCTTCAGCACTGATGAGTTAATGTCAAGGCCGTATCAGGTAATAAACACGCTATTCAACCTTCACCTATATTTTGAACAAAATAGCAAGTACGACGATTTTGATCAATCAAACACGATTGAATGGGCCAAGGAAAAAAATCTGCTAACATCACCGGATATTTGGATATTATCTAAACTTCAAAAAATAATACAGAAAATCACAGAGAAAAATCAGACATGTAAATTCCATGAAAGTGCAAAAGTAGTAGACGATTTTATCATAAACAATCTAAGTCAGATCTACATTCCAATTACAAGAGGAGAGTTATGGGATGAAGATGAAAACAAGAAAAATAGAAGATTGGCGATATATGCAGTACTCAGTGAAGTGCTCAAAACATTAGATATTTTGATTCATCCATTTTGTCCATTTACCAGCGAGTATCTTTATCAGACAGTTTTTCATGAAAAACAAAGCATCCTACTTGACAAGTGGCCCCAGTATGAAGAATCACTTGTAAACGAAGAGATTGAAGAATCATTTGACATTATGAAGGATGTCGTATCAGTGTCATCTGCAGCAAGGATGAAAGGAAAATTGAAAAGACGATGGCCGTTAAATGAAGCACAAATTTGCGTCAAGAAAGAACAAAAGAAAAAACTAGAATCATTATCAGATTTATTGCAATCCCAACTAAACGTAGAAAAATTCTCCGTTGTAGAAACTGAAAAAGAATCAGGGTTAGAACAAATTTTAGAATTAAAAGCATTAGGACTGCCAGTAAAACCAGTTATTGAACTTGAAAGAAAAAGAATAGGACCCAAAGCAAAACAACACATGGGAAAACTAGTTACAGCATTTACCGAAACAGATCCTGAAGAAATCATTTCGTCACTACAGAGGAATTCAAAGCATGACTTTAACATAGATGGGGAGATAATTTCATTAGACATAGAAGATTACGTTATAGATTTTGACGCAAGTGAAAATTTTGCCGTATCAAAAAGAGACAATTACATAGTGTTCATTTCAACACTGCGAAACAAGGAAATGATGGCAAAAGGATTGATAAAAGACGTTGCAAGAAGACTTCAAACTCTAAGAAAAGAAAGAGGATACAACCCCACAGATATTTTAGATGTTGCATCGATTCTCGATTTGGATGAAGAATCACTTGGAATGATTCAAGACAAGGCAGAGGATTTGGCATTTCTAGTCAGAGTAAAACAGGTAAATTTCACAAATTCTTGCAAAGAATACAAAGACGATGATATTGACGGTCAGAAAATAAGAATTTCAGTTGAGTAG